A stretch of DNA from Candidatus Hydrogenedentota bacterium:
TCTGCTGGGTCACCAAAACCTCCGTCCCTCGACTGAATCCAAGCATTATGTTTATCGGCAGTTTCCATAAATGCTTCACTCGGCTAAAGAATTACTCAAAATCAAATTCCGCGGTCATTCGGGATTTTCCCATCACCAGCCCGTTGCTGCACACAACCCGGAACGCATACGGGTGAATCGACACCCCTGTGTCCGAGGCTCGAAACGCAACCCCTCCAAAAAAGGTGTCACGATCTCGAATTTCCCGCGCTCGCGGACTCGTCGCACGCGCGTACACAATTCCGCGACTTTCGGCGGAGTCGACAATTTTTCCCTGCTTATCGCGCATAGTCTTATCAAACACATCAAGCGCGACGTACTTGGCGGCGCTGCTGCAGGAAGACATGGGCCAGCCTCCTCAAAGCGATGGACAGACCGAGTGGATCAATCCTATGCTCAACGTGGAGGTGCGTCAAGAGAAAGATCCGCATGTACGGACACCACGCCAACTATCGCGCGGTTGTCACCGGATTACCGGTGGACCACTATCGTGGCTTGAAACCAACGGCGCGCCGTGGTTTTTCCGGCGGAGTGATGAGTTGTCGAACGGTGGCGACAAGTGCGCGTATCGATTCGTCGTGTCCATCCAGCCGACGCTCGACCGCTTCAAGCCGTTTCGACAATTCCGCACTGGTCTGCAACGTACGGCGCATCGGAACAAACGCCCGAACCACGTAAACGCTCATCTCGACCGCCTTCGCCGAGTTGAGAACATTCGCAGCCATTATGGCGCCATGCTCGGTAAACGCCGTCGGAAAGTAGCGCCTTCCGCCTCGGTTTGAGATCGCAATTTGCGATCTCAAATTCGTAACCTATTGATATGTAAGGACAAGCGCAAAGTCTGCCGGGAACCGTTCGGCATTGCGCTTGACCTGTTCCTTGAGGCGACTCGTGACGCCATACAGTCTCGCAGGGTCAGAATCAAGTATAACCTTGTTGCCGCGAACTTCCTGGATCAATTCCTCGATTGGAATCCCACTTGATACTGCAGTGCCCTTCCCGGCCATTCGACACTCCGCTACATCTTCTGCATCATCGCCAGGAACTCGGAATTCGTCTTTGTCTTCTTCAACTTTTCGACCAGCAATTCCGTTGCCTCGGTGACGCTCAAGGGGCTCAGCACCTTCAGCAGCAGCCAGATGCGCTGCAACTCTTCGTCCGGCACCAGCAGCTCTTCCTTACGCGTGCGCGACTTGAGCACGTCGATCGCCGGGAACACACGCTTCTCCATGAGGCGGCGGTCCAGGTGGATTTCCATGTTGCCCGTGCCCTTGAACTCTTCGAAAATGACATCGTCCATCCGACTGCCCGTTTCGATGAGGGCCGTCGCAAGGATCGTGAGGCTCCCGCCTTCTTCGATGTTGCGCGCCGCGCCGAAGAAACGCTTCGGGCGTTGCAACGCGTTCGCGTCGACACCGCCGGAGAGCACCTTGCCGCTCGCGGGGACGATGACGTTGTACGCGCGCGCCAGCCGCGTGATCGAGTCGAGCAGAATGACCACGTCCTTCTTGTGCTCGACGAGGCGCCGCGCTTTTTCGAGGACCATGTCCGCCACCTGCACGTGGCGCTCGGGCGCTTCGTCGAAGGTGGACGCAATGACCTCGCCCTTGACCGAGCGGGCCATGTCCGTGACTTCTTCGGGGCGCTCGTCGATGAGCAACACGATGACGTGCGCTTCGGGATGATTGTTGGTGATGCTGTTCGCGATCTTTTGCAGCAGCACGGTCTTGCCCGTGAACGGAGCGGCGACAATGAGGCCGCGCTGACCCTTACCGATCGGCGAGATGAGATCCATGATCCGCATGGCCACTTCTTTTTGTTCGGTTTCGAGCTTGAGGCGCTCGTTCGGGTGCAGCGGCGTCAAGTTGTCGAAGAGGATGCGTTCGCGCGCGTGCTCGGGGCTTTCGTAGTTGACGGCTTCGACCTTGAGCAGCGCGAAGTAGCGCTCGCCTTCTTTCGGCGGGCGGACGTGCCCCTGGATCGTGTCGCCGGTGCGCAGGCCGAACTTGCGAATCTGCGACGGCGACACGTAGATGTCGTCGGGCCCGGGTAGGTACGAGTATTGGCCCGAGCGCAGGAAGCCGAAACCGTCCGGCAGGATTTCGAGCGTGCCTTCGCCGTAAACCGATCCCGCGTTGACGATGTTCGTCTGCAGAATCTTGAAGATCAGGTCCTGCTTCTTGAGACCGCCATAGTTCTCGATCTCGAGCTTGCGGGCCATGTCCATCAGTTCTTCCATCGGCATCTTCTTCATGTCGCCGATGGCGATTTCGGGACCTCCGGGGGCAGGGAGATCGCCGTTTTCGATTTCGTCGTTCGCTACATCGACGATGTTGGGATTGTGGCGCGGGCCGCGGTGGCGATCGCGGTCACCGTGCATGGGGCGCCGGTCGCGGCCGCCCCCGCCCATGCGTTTGCCGCCGCCCATTTTGCCCCGGTTGCGCCCTTTGTCGTTTTGATATTCTCTCACTGTGTTTCTTCCGTTGGTTTTTGGTTTCGTTTCTTCCGCTCGGTGTTATGAAAAGGACCTAAAGGGCCAAAGGGACCTAAAGGACTCGTTTGTTTTCGGCGTATCCTCGAAGGGTGGCCTAGCCCTCAGTGAATTTCCGCCCAGTGGTTGCCTATGGCCACGTCGACTTTGAGCGGGACCGTAAGCGTGAATGCTTCCTCCATGGTTTGTTGCATCAGTTCTGCAATGCGCCCGGCGTCTTTTTCCGGCGTTTCGACCACCAATTCGTCGTGGACCTGCAAGAGCAGGCGCGCGTCCGTTTTCTCCAATGCCTTATCGAGGCGAATCATCGCGACCTTGATGATGTCCGCCGCGCTGCCTTGCACCGGCGTATTGATCGCGACGCGCTCGGCCGCTTTCCTCACGGTTTGGTTCGGCGTATTCAGGTCGGCCACGTAGCGCCGCCGGTTCAGCAGCGTGGTGACGTAGCCGTCCTTCGCGGCCTGCGCGAGGGTCGCGTCGATCCACCGTCTTACGCCCGGATACTTTTGAAAGTACTGCTCGATGAAGCGCGCGGCCTCCTGCGTCGAGATGCCGAGATTGCGCGACAGCCCGAACGCGCTGATGCCGTACACGACCCCGAAGTTCACCGCTTTGGCCTGGCGCCTCATTTCGGGCGTGACCGTTCCGGGCATCACGTCGAACACGCGCGCGGCGGTCTCTTCGTGGATGTCGGCGTCATGCTCGAAAGCTTCGCGCAGGTGCTCGTCGTCCGAGAGGTGGGCGAGAATGCGTAATTCAATTTGCGAGTAATCGGCGGAAATCAGCTTGTGGCCAGCCTTGCCCGGCACGAACCCTTCCCGGATGCGCCTGCCGATTTCCGTGCGCACCGGAATGTTTTGCAGGTTTGGGTCGCTGCTCGATAATCTCCCCGTCGCGGCGACCGCCTGATTGAACGATGTATGTATCCGCCCCGTTTCCGGGTTGACCAGTCTTGGAAGCGCCTCGATGTACGTGCCGCGAAGCTTTTCCAGGACGCGGTATTCCAGGATCTTTTCGGGAAGCGGGTGCGCGTGGGCCAGTTCTTCGAGCACCTCGACGTCCGTCGAATACCCGGTCTTTGTTTTTCGGACGGGCTTCAGCCCCAGCTTGCCAAACAGAATCTCCTGAAGCTGCTTGGGCGAGTTGATCTGAAACGGTTCCCCGGCCGTCTCATATATGTCTGTTTCCAGTTCGCGGAGCCGCTTTTCGACTTCTCCGCGCAACCCCTCGAACACCGCGGTATCGATTGCGATTCCGGCCTGCTCCATGCGGGCCAGCACGCGAATCAGCGGAAGTTCCACTTCGTCATAGAGGGCTTGTAGGCCCCGTTCCCGGAGGAGCGGCTGGAAGACTGCTGCCAGCCGCCACGTTATGTCAGCGTCTTCGCTCGCGTAGGTGCAGGCGCTGTCGACGGGAACGCTGTCGAAGGTTACCGCTTTAGACCCCTTACCAATCAGATCGGAAATGGGGATCAGCTTGCGGCTGAGGTAGTGCAGACTAACTTCGTCGAGATTATGCCTCAACCGGCTCGCATCTGTCAAATACGAAGCCACCATCGTATCGAGGGTTATCCCCTCCAGCCGGACCCCCGACCGCTCCAGCACCAGCAGGTCATACTTGATGTTGTGCCCTACCTTGCCCACCTTGGGGTCTTCCAGCAAGGGCCGAAGCAGGTCGATCACCCTCTGCTTATCCAGCCGCTTCTCGGGCAGGTTTACCCCCAACACCGACATGGCCTCCGGCGCATGACCGACGGGAATGTAGTAGCCCGTGTTCGCATTACAGCTCATCGACACGCCGACGAGTTCGGCCCGCATGGGGTCGGTCGAGGTGGTTTCGGTGTCAACGGCCATCGCGCCGCTCGCGCGCATTTCGGCGATGGCCTTCTTCAACTCATCCTCCGTGAGGATGAGCCGGTAGTCGTTCTCTTCCACTTCCGACGCGTCCGGCGTGAACTCTTCGAGCAGCGATTGAAACTCGAGCTTGGCGAAGGTGTCCGCCATCTTCTTGCGATCGAATTCTCGGCGCCTGCAATCGTCCACGGTCACGGGCAATTCGAGATCGGTGCGAATAGTGACAAGTTCGCGGCTGAGAAACGCGAGGTCCTTGTCCTGTTCGAGCCGCTCGCGCTGTTTGCCTTTCGTATCGTCGATGTGTGCGTACAGATTTTCCAAGGTCGTGTATTTTTCGAGCAATGCCTTTGCGGTCTTCGGGCCGATGCCTTTCACTCCGGGGACGTTGTCCGCGGTGTCCCCCATGAGGCCGAGCGCATCGATCACGTTCTCAGGCCCGACGCCGAATCGTTCGCGCACGTCCGCTTCGGTGAGCCACTTGCCGTCGTCGCCCTTGCCGGGATCGAACACGCGCACACGATCGGAGACGAGTTGGAGCATGTCCTTGTCACCCGTCACCAGCACGGCCTCCATCCCGCGCATCGCCGCCTGCCGCGCGAGCGTGCCCATTACGTCGTCCGCCTCGACGCCGGGTTGCACGATCAATTTCACGTTAAACGCTTCGACGAGCTCGTGCATGAGCGGAAACTGCGACGCCAAATCGTCCGGCGTCGCTTCGCGCGTCGCCTTGTACTCCGCGTACATGTCGTCTCGAAAGGTCTTTCCGGGTGCGTCGAAGATGACGGCGATGTGCGACGGATCGTGTTCGCGCAATAGTTTCAGCAGCACGCGCGCGAACCCGAAGACCGCGTTGGTTGGCTGGCCTTTCGAATTGGTGAGACCGCGGATGGCAAAAAACGCGCGGTACGCGAAGGCGCTGCCATCGATCAGGAAGATGCGATCAGCCATGGGCTTCGGCCCTCATAACGGCGAGCACCTGCTCCGCCGCGCGTTTGCTGGCGCCGGGGCCGCCGATTTTGTCGCGCACCGCATGCAGGTCCGCGAGCATTTGATCGCGGCGCGGACCGTCGGCAATGAGTTCGAGCGCTTCGGGGAGAATACGATTCACGGTCGCCTCGCTCTGAATAAACTCGGGAACGATGCGTTTGCCGGCGAGGAGATTGACCATGCCGATGTGCGGGACCCTTACGAGCAATCGTGCAAGGAGATACGTGAGCGGCGATGTCTTGTACATGACGATCATGGGCACGTTGAACAGCGTCGTCTCGACGGTTGCAGTACCGGAAGCAACGAGACAGAAGCGTGCGGCATTGAGCAATTCGTACGTATTGCCGGTCGTGGTTTCGAGAGCGAAACCGCCCGCGAGTTCCTTCACCTGCGCTTCGCGCTCCTCGTCTACGCAGGGCGTGACGAACCGGGCGTCCGGATACTTCTCGCGGATGCCGCGCGCGACATCGATCATCGTCTGCATGTGCCGTGCGATCTCCTGGGCGCGGCTGCCGGGCATCAATACGATGACCATACTCCCCGCGAACATACCCCTAATCTCGGTAGATTCGATTTGGTCGAGGAGCGGGTGGCCGACGTAGGTGCAGTCCACTCCGAATCGTTTGTAGATGGGTTCTTCAAACGGCAGAATTACGAGCACCTTTCTCGCGTTGCGCGCAATGACAAAGATGCGGCCTTTCTTCCACGCCCAGACCTGCGGGCTGATATACCAGACCACGGGAATTCCGAGCAGGTTGGCGCGTTTCATAATCTGCATGTTGAAACCGGGATAGTCGATTACCACAAGACAATCCGGAGATTGGTACTCGAATTCCGTTACGGTGCGCCGATACAGTTCGCGAAAGTAACTCAAATGCTTCACGACTTCCGCGAACCCCATGATTGCCTGGCTTGCGAGGTCCTGGTGCAGCGTCATGCCCGCGGCGGCCATGCGCGGCCCGCCATAACCTATGCACTCGATGTTTGGATCGAGTTCGCGCAGCGCGCGGATCAGGTTCGCACCGTGCATGTCGCCGGACGATTCGCCCGCGGATAGGAAGATGCGAGGCACGCTCACATCCCCCTAAATCCCCCTTCAAAGGGGGACTTTAAGAATTGCACGTTCACGGGGGACTTAAAGAACTGCACGTCCACGGAGGACTTTAAGAATTGCACGTTCACGGGGGACTTTAAGAATTGCACGTTCACGGGGGACTTAAAGAACTGCACGTTCACGGGGGACTTAAAGAACTGCACGTCCACGGGGGACTTAAAGAACTGCACGTCCACAAACTTGGCCGGTATTGAGTCCCCCTTTGAAGGGGGATTTAGGGGGATGTTCGTCCCGCCCAGATTGTATGAATTCATGTTCACGAAGAGTTTCCGCC
This window harbors:
- the rho gene encoding transcription termination factor Rho, with the translated sequence MGGGKRMGGGGRDRRPMHGDRDRHRGPRHNPNIVDVANDEIENGDLPAPGGPEIAIGDMKKMPMEELMDMARKLEIENYGGLKKQDLIFKILQTNIVNAGSVYGEGTLEILPDGFGFLRSGQYSYLPGPDDIYVSPSQIRKFGLRTGDTIQGHVRPPKEGERYFALLKVEAVNYESPEHARERILFDNLTPLHPNERLKLETEQKEVAMRIMDLISPIGKGQRGLIVAAPFTGKTVLLQKIANSITNNHPEAHVIVLLIDERPEEVTDMARSVKGEVIASTFDEAPERHVQVADMVLEKARRLVEHKKDVVILLDSITRLARAYNVIVPASGKVLSGGVDANALQRPKRFFGAARNIEEGGSLTILATALIETGSRMDDVIFEEFKGTGNMEIHLDRRLMEKRVFPAIDVLKSRTRKEELLVPDEELQRIWLLLKVLSPLSVTEATELLVEKLKKTKTNSEFLAMMQKM
- the polA gene encoding DNA polymerase I gives rise to the protein MADRIFLIDGSAFAYRAFFAIRGLTNSKGQPTNAVFGFARVLLKLLREHDPSHIAVIFDAPGKTFRDDMYAEYKATREATPDDLASQFPLMHELVEAFNVKLIVQPGVEADDVMGTLARQAAMRGMEAVLVTGDKDMLQLVSDRVRVFDPGKGDDGKWLTEADVRERFGVGPENVIDALGLMGDTADNVPGVKGIGPKTAKALLEKYTTLENLYAHIDDTKGKQRERLEQDKDLAFLSRELVTIRTDLELPVTVDDCRRREFDRKKMADTFAKLEFQSLLEEFTPDASEVEENDYRLILTEDELKKAIAEMRASGAMAVDTETTSTDPMRAELVGVSMSCNANTGYYIPVGHAPEAMSVLGVNLPEKRLDKQRVIDLLRPLLEDPKVGKVGHNIKYDLLVLERSGVRLEGITLDTMVASYLTDASRLRHNLDEVSLHYLSRKLIPISDLIGKGSKAVTFDSVPVDSACTYASEDADITWRLAAVFQPLLRERGLQALYDEVELPLIRVLARMEQAGIAIDTAVFEGLRGEVEKRLRELETDIYETAGEPFQINSPKQLQEILFGKLGLKPVRKTKTGYSTDVEVLEELAHAHPLPEKILEYRVLEKLRGTYIEALPRLVNPETGRIHTSFNQAVAATGRLSSSDPNLQNIPVRTEIGRRIREGFVPGKAGHKLISADYSQIELRILAHLSDDEHLREAFEHDADIHEETAARVFDVMPGTVTPEMRRQAKAVNFGVVYGISAFGLSRNLGISTQEAARFIEQYFQKYPGVRRWIDATLAQAAKDGYVTTLLNRRRYVADLNTPNQTVRKAAERVAINTPVQGSAADIIKVAMIRLDKALEKTDARLLLQVHDELVVETPEKDAGRIAELMQQTMEEAFTLTVPLKVDVAIGNHWAEIH
- the lpxB gene encoding lipid-A-disaccharide synthase, with protein sequence MPRIFLSAGESSGDMHGANLIRALRELDPNIECIGYGGPRMAAAGMTLHQDLASQAIMGFAEVVKHLSYFRELYRRTVTEFEYQSPDCLVVIDYPGFNMQIMKRANLLGIPVVWYISPQVWAWKKGRIFVIARNARKVLVILPFEEPIYKRFGVDCTYVGHPLLDQIESTEIRGMFAGSMVIVLMPGSRAQEIARHMQTMIDVARGIREKYPDARFVTPCVDEEREAQVKELAGGFALETTTGNTYELLNAARFCLVASGTATVETTLFNVPMIVMYKTSPLTYLLARLLVRVPHIGMVNLLAGKRIVPEFIQSEATVNRILPEALELIADGPRRDQMLADLHAVRDKIGGPGASKRAAEQVLAVMRAEAHG